In the genome of Thunnus maccoyii chromosome 15, fThuMac1.1, whole genome shotgun sequence, one region contains:
- the si:ch211-153f2.3 gene encoding uncharacterized protein si:ch211-153f2.3: MDRDSHSEDTLSTMVLENIKNKLIHAFRATGESREDPQESGTTVRPVSISRSYQANEELRRAQIDGAITWLRSELLEMRSQDLQLAQTLLGLNTEIQRLRRESYGGVEVEGDDQQ; encoded by the exons ATGGACCGAGACAGTCACAGTGAGGATACTTTGTCCACCATGGTTCTGGAGAACATTAAGAACAAACTGATTCACGCCTTCAGGGCGACAGGAGAATCCAGAGAAGATCCTCAAGAGTCTGGCACCACTGTCAGACCGGTCAGCATCAGCAGGAGTTATCAAGCTAACGAAGAGCTGCGGAGGGCACAGATAGACGGAGCAATAACCTGGCTGAGGTCTGAATTG CTGGAGATGCGGTCACAGGACCTCCAGCTGGCTCAGACTCTACTGGGGCTCAACACAGAGATCCAAAGACTGAGGAGGGAGAGTTATGGAGGTGTGGAGGTAGAGGGGGATGATCAGCAGTAA
- the rad21b gene encoding RAD21 cohesin complex component b → MFYAHFVLSKRGPLAKIWLAAHWDKKLTKAHVFECNLESSVESIISPKVKMALRTSGHLLLGVVRIYHRKAKYLLADCNEAFIKIKMAFRPGVVDLPEENREAAYNAITLPEEFHDFDQPLPDLDDIDVAQQFNLNQSRVEEITMREEVGNLNLLQDNDFADFGMDDREMMREESAFEVDIMGASASNLLLEAEGVTNQMADKSNHLEYDDQYKDDFGDNPMESNEGGMLVDKLLSNEDGGGIFDDPPAIAESVMMPQDHGDDDDDFDALSAGAPDSPDSGPTEPLPAMADQAEQTTLVHNEEETFALEPIDITVKETKAKRKRKLIVDSVKELDSKTIRAQLSDYSDIVTTLDLAPPTKKLMMWKETGGVEKLFSLPAQPLWNARLLKMFTRCLTPLVPDELRKRRKGGEADSLDEFLKDLENPEVPREETAGHQQRDIMDQTIMEEASVLQTSAVEGSRTTLDESVMPPPSSQRGLKRKAQDTEPALPMGALDQQQQQQQQQQQQQQQGSRASGVSQQLETSSVDLPPEETTTTANISQLIELDLLGDKDKKKSDDDSDEEEEEGQGGDQDQEERRWNKRTQQMLHGLQRVMAKTGAQSVSLLDLCRNNNRKQAAAKFYSFLVLKKQQAVELVQEEPYSDIIATPGPRFHII, encoded by the exons ATGTTTTATGCCCACTTTGTCCTCAGCAAACGTGGGCCGCTGGCCAAAATCTGGCTGGCGGCCCACTGGGACAAGAAGCTGACCAAGGCACATGTGTTTGAGTGCAATCTGGAGAGCAGCGTGGAGAGCATCATCTCACCCAAG GTGAAAATGGCTTTAAGAACATCAGGGCATCTGCTGCTGGGGGTGGTGAGGATCTACCACAGGAAGGCCAAGTACCTGCTGGCGGACTGCAACGAGGCCTTCATCAAGATCAAGATGGCGTTTAGACCAG GTGTGGTGGATCTTCCAGAGGAGAACAGAGAAGCAGCCTACAACGCGATCACTCTACCTGAGGAGTTCCACGATTTTGACCAGCCGCTACCAGACCTCGA TGACATTGACGTGGCTCAGCAGTTCAACTTAAACCAGAGCAGAGTGGAGGAGATCACCATGAGAGAGGAGGTGGGGAACCTCAACCTGCTGCAGGACAATGACTTTG CTGACTTTGGGATGGATGACCGGGAGATGATGAGGGAGGAGAGCGCGTTTGAAGTGGATATCATGGGAGCGTCAGCCTCCAACCTGCTTCTTGAGGCTGAGGGTGTAACTAACCAGATGGCTGACAAGTCCAACCATCTGGAGTACGACGACCAGTACAAGGATGACTTCGGAGACAACCCTATGGAGAGCAATGAGGGAGGCATGCTGG TGGACAAGCTGTTGAGTAACGAGGATGGAGGCGGCATCTTTGATGACCCTCCTGCCATAGCAGAGAGTGTGATGATGCCTCAGGACCACGGGGACGATGATGACGACTTTGATGCTCTTTCAG CGGGAGCCCCAGATAGTCCAGACTCAGGCCCAACAGAGCCCTTACCCGCCATGGCTGACCAGGCAGAACAGACCACTCTAGTTCACAACGAGGAAGAAACCTTCGCCCTGGAGCCCATTGACATCACAG TGAAGGAGACAAAGGCAAAGCGTAAGAGGAAGCTGATTGTGGACAGCGTGAAGGAATTGGACAGTAAAACCATCCGCGCACAGCTGTCTGACTACTCGGACATCGTCACCACCCTGGACTTGGCTCCTCCCACCAAGAAACTGATGATGTGGAAGGAGACCGGAGGAGTGGAGAAACTTTTCTCCCTCCCTGCTCAGCCTCTCTGGAACGCCAGGCTGCTTAAG ATGTTTACAAGGTGTCTGACACCGCTGGTACCAGACgagctgaggaagaggaggaaaggtggAGAGGCCGACAGTCTGGATGAGTTCCTCAAAGATCTGGAGAACCCGGAGGTGCCCAGAGAGGAAACCGCAGGCCACCAACAAAGAGACATCATGG ACCAGACAATCATGGAAGAGGCCAGTGTTCTGCAGACTTCAGCTGTGGAGGGCAGCAGGACGACGCTCGATGAGTCCGTCATGCCCCCTCCATCTTCACAACGTGGCTTGAAACGCAAGGCCCAGGACACAGAGCCAGCCCTGCCC ATGGGAGCCCTggaccaacagcagcagcagcagcaacagcagcagcagcagcagcagcaggggtcCAGAGCCTCTGGTGTGTCCCAGCAGCTCGAGACGTCCAGTGTGGATTTGCCCCCAGAGGAGACCACTACCACGGCTAACATCAGCCAGCTGATAGAGTTGGACCTGCTGGGCGACAAGGACAAGAAGAAGAGCGATGATGACTCTGATGAGGAG gaggaggaggggcagggaGGAGACCAGGATCAGGAGGAAAGAAGGTGGAACAAAAGAACCCAGCAGATGCTTCATGGCCTCCAG AGGGTGATGGCCAAAACAGGTGCTCAGTCAGTCAGCCTGTTGGACCTGTGCAGGAACAACAACAGGAAGCAGGCGGCTGCGAAGTTCTACAGCTTCCTGGTCCTGAAGAAGCAGCAGGCGGTGGAGCTTGTTCAGGAGGAGCCTTACAGCGACATCATAGCGACACCCGGACCTCGCTTCCACATCATCTAG